DNA from Tsuneonella dongtanensis:
AGCGCTGCACTGGCGGCGTCCATCAGAAGGGTCTGCTTGAGGGTGGGCATTGCTGATCTCCGGTTGTTCCGCGTGCAGCATCCCCGGAACCGTGCGGCTGGTCGATTACGTCGGAGGTAATGGAACCCGTAGCTCTCGCCGGCTAGGCGATGCGGCCAAGGAGACCTGCCGATGGACATCGCACCCGTGGGAGAACAACTGCGCGAATGGCGCACGCGGAGGCGGATGAGCCAGATGGACCTCGCGCTCGACAGCGAAATCTCCACCCGGCACCTGAGCTTCATCGAAACAGGGCGCGCCAAGCCCAGTGCCGAGATGCTCGACAGGCTCGCCGATACGCTCCAGGTCCCGCACCGCGCGCGCAACGCCCTCCTGTTGGCGGCCGGATACGCGCCCGTTTACCGCGAGCGCGACCTTGCGGAGGACGAGATGGCGGCGATGCGCGCCATCGTCGACCACGTCCTTGCCGGGCATGAGCCTTATCCCGCTCTGGCAGTCGACCGACACTGGAACATGATCGCCGCCAACGCCTCGGTCGCGATCCTGACCGAACAGGTAGCGCCTGAATTGTTGACCCCTCCCGCCAACGTACTGAGGATCGCGCTCCACCCTGACGGCCTTGCGCCGCAGATCGTCAACTACGGCGAGTGGCGCGCGCATATCCTCCACCGGTTGGATCTGCAGATAGAGGCCAGTGCCGATCCCGCGCTCGCCGAACTCCGGGAAGAGCTGGCGTCCTACGACCGGCAGGCGAACGATAACGAAACGACCGGGCCAAGCGCGATCGCGGTGCCGCTGGTGCTCGACACGACCGTGGGACGCATTTCCTTCGTCTCGACGGTCACGATCTTCGGCACGCCGGTCGACATCACGCTGAGCGAACTGGCGATCGAAGCGTTCTATCCGGCCGACCGTGAATCGGCGGAATTGCTGCGCAAGATCGGCGGCTAGCGCCCCCGGCCCTGGTGACGGATGTTGCCGGGGCGCCCGCGCTTGCCCTGCAGGTGCTTCGGCTTGGGCCTGTCCTTGGGCGGCGGCCGGTTGCCGCGCGGCTCGATCCGGCCCTCGGCATTCGGCAGCTCGAACTTCAGCGCGCCGGTGAGCGGGTTCGCTTCGGCAAGCCGCAGTTCGAGCTTGTCGCCGGGCGCGTAGGTCGTGCCGCTGTCCTTGCCAACGAGCCGCTGGGCCGCCTCGTCGTAGGTGAAGTATTCGCTGCCGAGGGTCGAAACAGGGATCAGACCGTCGCCGCCGAGGCCGACGATGGTGGCGAAGAAGCCGAAGCTCTGCACTCCGGTGATGCGGGTCGGGAAAACCTCGCCAACGCGCCCGGCGAGCCAGGCGGCGACGTAACGGTCGATCGTCTCGCGCTCGGCCTCCATCGCGCGGCGTTCCGCCTGGCTGATTGCTTCGGACACCTTCGACAGGTCGGCGCGGTCGCGATCCGACAGGCCGGTCGATTCCGGCAGGCTGCCCTTCGGCTTCGGCTGTTCGAGCTTGTAGGCATCGACCAGCGCGCGGTGCACGAGCAGGTCGGCATAGCGCCGGATGGGCGACGTGAAGTGCGCGTAGCTGCCCAGCGCAAGGCCGAAGTGCCCCGCATTGGCCGGGCCGTAATACGCCTGCGTCTGGCTGCGCAGGACGGCTTCCATGACCTGCGCCTTCTCGCTGTCGTCGACAATGTCCTTGAGCAGGCGATTGAACAGACCGGGCGTGATCACCTGCCCCAGCGCGAGGCTGTGGCCGAAGGTCTTCATGTAATCGCGCAGCGCGACGAGCTTCTCGCGCCCCGGCGCTTCGTGGACGCGGTAGACGACGGGTGCGGTCTTCGCCTCGAGCGCCTTGGCCGCAGCGACGTTGGCGGCGATCATGAAGTCCTCGACCACGCGGTGCGCATCGAGCCGTTCGCGGATCGCGATCTCGCTGATCTTGCCGTGCTCGTCGAGCCTGACCTGCCGCTCGGGGAGTTCGAGTTCGAGCGGATCGCGTGCCGCCCGTGCGGCCGCGAGCAGCTTCCACGCGCCCCACAGATGCGACAGGAATTCGCGCGGAGCATCGCCGTCGATTTCGGCCTGGGCGTCCTCATAGGCGATGTTGTGCGCAATGCGGACCAGCGCGCGGGTGAAGCGGAACTTGGTGACCTTCCCCTCGGGCGAAATGCGCAGGTGGCACGCCATCGCCGCGCGGTCCTCGCCTTCCTTCAGGGAGCAGACGTCGGCGCTCAGCACCTCGGGCAGCATGGGCACCACGCGATCGGGGAAATAGACCGAGTTGCCGCGCTTGCGCGCTTCGCGGTCGAGCTGGCCGCCTGGGCGGACGTAGAACGACACGTCCGCGATCGCGACGACGGCGCGGTATCCGCCCTCCCCGTCGGGTTCGGCCCAGATCGCGTCGTCGTGGTCGCGCGCGTCGGCCGGATCGATCGCGACGATCGGCAGGTCGCGCAGGTCCTCGCGATGTTCGGCCGACAGCGGCAATTGCGCGGCACGCTCTGCTTCGGCGATCGTCTCTTCGCCGAAGACGTGCGGAATGCCGTGCTTGGCGATGGCGATCAGGCTGAAGGCCTTGGGTGCAAGCGGATCGCCGAGGACCTCGACGACATTGACGCCCGAGCGCGGCGACTTGCCCGCCGGCTCGGCGAGCACGAGCTGCCCCTCTTCCGCCCCGCCCAGGTCGGCGATCGGGCTCGACGTACGCACCCGCTTGTCGACCGGCGCAAGCCAGCCCTTGCCGGTCCGGTCGAGCTCGACCACCCCCATCAGCCCGTCGGTCCGCGCGGGCAGCTTCTTCATCGGATGCGCGGTCCAGCCGCGCCCGGTTTCCTCGGTCCGCGCAAGGATGCGGTCGCCGACCTTGAGCGCGGGAAACTTCGCGTTGCCGCGGCCCTTCCTGCCTTCGATCACCCGCAGCCGCGGCGGCGGAGTGGCGTCGTCGGGCGACCAGGCGTCGGGAATGGCATAGGGTTCGCCGTCCTCGATCTCTGCGATGCGCAGCACGGTGACCTTGGGCACGCCGCCCATGCGGTGATAGGCGGTCTTCTTACCGTCGATCAGGCCTTCCTCGGCCATGTCCTTGAGCAGCGCCTTCAGCGCGATCTTTTCCTGCCCCTTCAACCCGAAAGCCTTGGCGATCTCGCGCTTGCCGGCGATCGTCGGACTCGACTGGAGGAATTCGAGGATCTGCGCCCGGGTGGGCGTCCCGGATCTGTGGTTCTTCTTCATTGGGCCCCGATATGGGGGGCGCCGCCCGTGCGCGCAAGCGACGAGGGCCCGACTCCACTCGACGACGGCGGTTGGCAAGCGCGCCGTGTCTTCCTAGTTCGGCAAGGCTGCCCTTTGACGGGGCTATTGGGGACTTACCGATGAAGAACGCCTTTGCCAGCGGCCTGCTGATTGCCACCGCCCTCGCCACTCCGGCCATCGCCCACGCCCAGTCGGCGACTGCATTCGTCGGTCCGCTGTCCGCCGATGCCCCCGATGCAGCGACCCTTAATGCCCGCTGCGACAAGCTCTTCGCCGAGGCCAAGCGCCGGTTCGCGGCGCTTGAGGCCATGCCGGGCCCGCACACGGTCGAAAGCGCGCTGAAAGCCTATGACGAGCTCTCGGCGCTCATCAATGCCGCCGGCGCGGAGTTCTACAGCTATGGCCAGTCGGCCGGTACCGAGGACATGCGCAAGGCCGGGGTCGACTGCGCCAACCGCTTCGACGCGCTCGACACCGACATCGGTCTGTCGCGGCCCGTCTATGACAGGCTGAAAGCCATCCCCGCGGTGACCGGCGACCCCGTCACGGCGTACTACCTCAAGCGGACGCTCGAAGGGTACGAGCGCAGCGGCGTCAATCTCGACGACGCCAAGCGGGCGCAGGTCAAGGCGTTGCAGGACGAGCTGACCAAGCTGGGCAGCGAGTTCGACCAGAACATCCCGGCCGCGCGCGGATCGATCAGGGCATTGCCGAGCGAGCTTGCGGGACTTCCCGCGGACTGGATCGCATCCCATCAGCCAGGGCCCGACGGTCTCGTCACCATCACGACCGACACGCCGGATTACCAGCCGGTCATGGCATATGCCGAGAATGATGCGCTGCGTGAGAAGCTGGCGCGCGTCTACGCCTCGCGCGCCTATCCGCAAAACAGCGAACTGCTGGGCAAGATCTTCACCAAGCGGCAGGAACTCGCCACGCTTCTGGGCCGCCCCAACTATGCCTCGCTGATCCTCGAAAGCCGGATGCTGACGACTCCCGAGCAGGTCATCGCGCACATGGCCGACCTCGATGCCGCCGCCACCCCGGCCATGCAGAAAGACCTGGCGGAACTGCGGGCCGCGCTGGCCGAAATCCGGCCCGGGCAGGAGCTCACCCCGTTCAACCTGGGCATCGCCCGCCAGCACGCACTCAAGACGCGCTACGACCTGGATTCACAGGAAGTGCGCAAGTACTTCACCTTCGACAACGTGCAGCGCGGCATCTTCGACCTGACCGAAGACTTGTTCGGGTTCGAGATCAGGCCGTGGGAAACCGCCAAGTGGCATCCCGACGTCGAGACGTTCGAGATCGTCGACGGCGGCCAGGTGATCGGCCGCTTCTACCTCGATTCGCACCCGCGCGACGGGAAGTACAAGCACGCGAACCACATCGCGCTGCGCAAGGGGATCGCGGGTGACGCGATCCCGGTCTCGGTGCTGACGATGAACCTGCCGAAGGGCGGGTACGACACCGGCCTGATGGAGCA
Protein-coding regions in this window:
- a CDS encoding helix-turn-helix domain-containing protein encodes the protein MDIAPVGEQLREWRTRRRMSQMDLALDSEISTRHLSFIETGRAKPSAEMLDRLADTLQVPHRARNALLLAAGYAPVYRERDLAEDEMAAMRAIVDHVLAGHEPYPALAVDRHWNMIAANASVAILTEQVAPELLTPPANVLRIALHPDGLAPQIVNYGEWRAHILHRLDLQIEASADPALAELREELASYDRQANDNETTGPSAIAVPLVLDTTVGRISFVSTVTIFGTPVDITLSELAIEAFYPADRESAELLRKIGG
- a CDS encoding ribonuclease R family protein, yielding MKKNHRSGTPTRAQILEFLQSSPTIAGKREIAKAFGLKGQEKIALKALLKDMAEEGLIDGKKTAYHRMGGVPKVTVLRIAEIEDGEPYAIPDAWSPDDATPPPRLRVIEGRKGRGNAKFPALKVGDRILARTEETGRGWTAHPMKKLPARTDGLMGVVELDRTGKGWLAPVDKRVRTSSPIADLGGAEEGQLVLAEPAGKSPRSGVNVVEVLGDPLAPKAFSLIAIAKHGIPHVFGEETIAEAERAAQLPLSAEHREDLRDLPIVAIDPADARDHDDAIWAEPDGEGGYRAVVAIADVSFYVRPGGQLDREARKRGNSVYFPDRVVPMLPEVLSADVCSLKEGEDRAAMACHLRISPEGKVTKFRFTRALVRIAHNIAYEDAQAEIDGDAPREFLSHLWGAWKLLAAARAARDPLELELPERQVRLDEHGKISEIAIRERLDAHRVVEDFMIAANVAAAKALEAKTAPVVYRVHEAPGREKLVALRDYMKTFGHSLALGQVITPGLFNRLLKDIVDDSEKAQVMEAVLRSQTQAYYGPANAGHFGLALGSYAHFTSPIRRYADLLVHRALVDAYKLEQPKPKGSLPESTGLSDRDRADLSKVSEAISQAERRAMEAERETIDRYVAAWLAGRVGEVFPTRITGVQSFGFFATIVGLGGDGLIPVSTLGSEYFTYDEAAQRLVGKDSGTTYAPGDKLELRLAEANPLTGALKFELPNAEGRIEPRGNRPPPKDRPKPKHLQGKRGRPGNIRHQGRGR
- a CDS encoding M3 family metallopeptidase; its protein translation is MKNAFASGLLIATALATPAIAHAQSATAFVGPLSADAPDAATLNARCDKLFAEAKRRFAALEAMPGPHTVESALKAYDELSALINAAGAEFYSYGQSAGTEDMRKAGVDCANRFDALDTDIGLSRPVYDRLKAIPAVTGDPVTAYYLKRTLEGYERSGVNLDDAKRAQVKALQDELTKLGSEFDQNIPAARGSIRALPSELAGLPADWIASHQPGPDGLVTITTDTPDYQPVMAYAENDALREKLARVYASRAYPQNSELLGKIFTKRQELATLLGRPNYASLILESRMLTTPEQVIAHMADLDAAATPAMQKDLAELRAALAEIRPGQELTPFNLGIARQHALKTRYDLDSQEVRKYFTFDNVQRGIFDLTEDLFGFEIRPWETAKWHPDVETFEIVDGGQVIGRFYLDSHPRDGKYKHANHIALRKGIAGDAIPVSVLTMNLPKGGYDTGLMEHRDVETYLHEFGHLIHSILGGNQRWMGQSGVANERDFTEAPSQMLEEWVYDYDTLAKFARNETGEVIPRALVDKMVAARFFGQGINEKTQLGYSNASLRYHLGAPSDPSATGISAAYKAYVSPFAPIPPAENTHPEAAFGHLNGYSAGYYTYGWSRVIAADLFSRFKAAGLRDPKTAQDYRRLVIGPGGSKPAAELIEDFLGRPVSAEALKEKLAGGQK